A window of the Hemitrygon akajei chromosome 22, sHemAka1.3, whole genome shotgun sequence genome harbors these coding sequences:
- the LOC140714714 gene encoding uncharacterized protein, producing MHARMESYEEFCKARLDQIKAKVMMEEGSLPAASSRDSLIRFHGVAILSPMLSSEQKKEMREYQMKSRNLSETSNEKLPETQRSTLIRNVHAPSNREACKLVCSLPVTDEIGEACSTNVERDPVKMTSDLIKIKSGISKYHIGSSCLDQLARKGPRVSSSKSSEPESGGFQRIADRALRTVTVRKTKRAKHKATSSKEAHVRRVQSDDSEVIPRDNETSGANLNLFHLAAKEISLNGDSPSETIAPSLQSLLKKSREYRDKQRQQKLQKSLHFKGEAVKLSDKEVILCASEVCKNTRERRTDLGNFMPQNTLLNPDPSLSSASSLPFNPVSKHNYISAARNVSPAKTAELLSYCDTLSEENKNDKRNDVDLISKLKVYCFNKEQPKGKNTSSCSKRIPVCSDSGGQLSQCQKGGKQVNHSLRSHNRGFMVPNIALSESPVLSRKWTRSSQKLLVNVPFDMGSEIIE from the exons ATGCATGCAAG AATGGAGAGCTACGAAGAGTTCTGCAAAGCTCGTCTTGATCAAATCAAAGCCAAGGTCATGATGGAGGAAGGTTCGCTGCCAGCAGCAAGCTCCAGAGACTCTTTGATTCGGTTCCATGGTGTCGCCATACTTTCACCAATG CTTTCCTCAGAACAAAAGAAAGAGATGCGCGAATATCAGATGAAATCCAGGAACCTCAGTGAGACCTCAAACGAAAAACTGCCTGAAACGCAAAGAAGTACACTGATACGGAACGTGCATGCACCATCCAACAGGGAAGCATGCAAGCTGGTTTGTAGTTTGCCG GTCACTGATGAGATTGGAGAAGCATGCTCAACAAACGTTGAGAGAGATCCTGTAAAAATGACCTCTGACCTGATTAAAATAAAGTCGGGTATTTCAAAATACCACATCGGATCTTCCTGCTTGGATCAACTGGCGAGGAAGGGTCCAAGGGTCAGCAGTAGCAAAAGTAGTGAACCTGAATCAGGTGGCTTTCAAAGGATAGCTGATCGTGCTCTTCGAACTGTCACCGTACGTAAAACAAAAAGGGCAAAACATAAAGCAACCAGTTCAAAAGAAGCACATGTACGTCGGGTTCAGAGCGACGACTCTGAAGTAATACCCAGGGACAATGAAACTAGTGGTGCTAACTTGAATCTCTTCCATCTTGCTGCTAAGGAGATCAGCCTGAATGGGGATTCACCTTCGGAAACAATTGCACCCAGCCTGCAGAGCTTATTGAAAAAATCAAGAGAGTATCGAGATAAGCAGAGACAACAAAAACTGCAGAAGAGTTTACATTTCAAAGGGGAAGCTGTAAAGCTTTCTGATAAGGAAGTTATTTTATGTGCAAGTGAAGTTTGCAAAAATACCAGGGAAAGAAGAACTGACTTAGGAAACTTTATGCCGCAGAACACCTTATTAAACCCTGATCCATCTCTGTCATCTGCTTCCTCATTGCCTTTTAATCCTGTTTCCAAACACAATTATATTTCAGCAGCCAGGAATGTGAGCCCTGCAAAAACAGCTGAATTGTTGTCCTACTGTGACACCCTATCCGAGGAGAATAAAAACGACAAAAGAAATGATGTTGATCTAATTAGTAAACTTAAAGTTTATTGCTTTAATAAAGAACAGCCTAAAGGAAAGAATACAAGTTCCTGCTCCAAGAGAATTCCAGTCTGTTCCGACTCTGGAGGTCAACTATCCCAGTgtcagaagggagggaagcaggtGAACCACTCACTAAGAAGCCACAATAGAGGTTTCATGGTTCCCAACATAGCTCTGAGTGAAAGTCCAGTATTGTCAAGAAAGTGGACCCGTTCTTCACAGAAGCTGCTTGTAAATGTCCCATTCGATATGGGCAGTGAAATAATTGAATAG